From one Streptomyces sp. ICC1 genomic stretch:
- a CDS encoding helix-turn-helix transcriptional regulator yields MRKEPLTPVRAEELALLRRTLLLARESPQVTRITGEAWSGKTHLMRRLSQSARQEGWTVAFGSVPRPGPARPFEVLVDALDEHLGHAGASLTAALGTAHTRCLAAYFPSLATAPGAPPAAPAPPDAYGAVRALRALIEILAGDGGLLLALDDVHRASPETLDFLTHLVHHPPRAPVLTVFAHRTGATARHLSAVSHDSSRVRHIALAPLADDRARTLLPAGLDPVTEAQALRDGAGVPGLLRALAHDPATGPRAVPELSLGVPPLLQHGPVELHSLSSLGWRTACAAAVVGSPFTPGQVAATAPLPEEEVRRGLDELHAEGLVAPDGSALRFRFTRPVLRALLYHASGAGWRGAARHRAVLALRSDRSPAARFALAAHLEDTDPLSAADVRELNLAAREGLFRQPARSVRALRRVTAYPQAPLESHLLLQKALVVAGEPEEALRGYAGLWPRVHVLWAPDGRHDALLWQVRALRLLGRGARAGALLDSAGSGSGSGSGSGPAAGSGAARAQGGELLGERAALALEAGLRNDPETGPATGPATGGSGWDCALEAARGALREAGPPQDPGHAHALARLAAVQAAAGDLPGAARSARGAALLLDSLDDDGCAPVLEALRWLGSAESALGDPAALRHAERGVRLALHHGQAFLLGQLATGLARARLAAGDRAGAAAAAALAAEAARRGGAPVPAREPEAAAEPGMAGIRQRVSGYQLADQVEGRLSELSRRELEIADLVADGNTNQGIAAHLDISVKTVETYMSRIFKKLGVNSRSQVARTIGRNDGH; encoded by the coding sequence ATGCGCAAGGAACCGCTGACGCCGGTACGGGCGGAAGAACTCGCCCTGCTGCGGCGCACGCTGCTCCTGGCACGGGAGTCCCCTCAAGTCACTCGCATCACGGGGGAGGCGTGGTCGGGCAAGACCCACCTGATGCGCCGGCTGTCGCAATCGGCACGACAGGAGGGCTGGACCGTCGCCTTCGGCAGCGTGCCGCGCCCGGGCCCCGCCCGCCCCTTCGAGGTGCTCGTCGACGCCCTCGACGAGCACCTCGGCCACGCCGGCGCCTCCCTGACCGCCGCGCTGGGCACCGCCCACACCCGGTGCCTGGCCGCATACTTCCCCTCGCTCGCCACCGCGCCCGGCGCCCCGCCCGCGGCCCCCGCGCCGCCGGACGCCTACGGCGCCGTCCGCGCCCTGCGGGCCCTGATCGAGATACTGGCGGGCGACGGCGGCCTGCTGCTGGCCCTGGACGACGTCCACCGCGCGAGCCCCGAGACCCTCGACTTCCTGACCCACCTGGTCCACCACCCGCCGCGGGCGCCGGTCCTGACGGTGTTCGCCCACCGCACCGGCGCCACCGCCCGGCACCTGTCCGCCGTCTCCCACGACAGCTCCCGGGTCCGCCACATCGCGCTGGCCCCGCTCGCCGACGACCGGGCGCGCACCCTGCTCCCGGCCGGCCTGGACCCGGTCACCGAAGCGCAGGCGCTGCGCGACGGCGCGGGCGTGCCCGGGCTGCTGCGGGCCCTGGCCCACGATCCCGCCACCGGGCCGCGCGCCGTCCCCGAACTGTCCCTCGGCGTACCGCCCCTGCTCCAGCACGGTCCGGTGGAGCTGCACTCCCTGTCCTCGCTGGGCTGGCGCACCGCCTGCGCGGCGGCCGTCGTGGGCTCCCCCTTCACCCCGGGCCAGGTCGCCGCGACCGCCCCGCTGCCCGAGGAGGAGGTGCGGCGCGGCCTGGACGAGCTGCACGCCGAAGGGCTGGTCGCCCCGGACGGCTCCGCACTGCGCTTCCGCTTCACCCGCCCCGTCCTGCGGGCCCTGCTCTACCACGCCTCCGGCGCGGGCTGGCGCGGCGCGGCCCGGCACCGGGCCGTCCTCGCGCTGCGCTCCGACCGCTCCCCGGCGGCCCGGTTCGCGCTGGCCGCGCACCTGGAGGACACCGATCCGCTCAGCGCGGCGGACGTGCGCGAGCTGAACCTGGCCGCACGGGAAGGGCTGTTCCGCCAGCCCGCCCGGTCCGTACGGGCGCTGCGCCGGGTGACGGCGTACCCGCAGGCCCCGCTGGAGTCCCATCTGCTGCTGCAGAAGGCCCTGGTGGTGGCCGGCGAGCCGGAGGAGGCGCTGCGCGGATACGCCGGGCTGTGGCCGCGCGTCCACGTGCTCTGGGCACCGGACGGACGCCACGACGCCCTGCTCTGGCAGGTCCGGGCGCTGCGGCTGCTCGGCCGGGGCGCCCGGGCCGGCGCGCTGCTCGACTCGGCCGGCTCCGGCTCCGGCTCCGGCTCCGGCTCCGGGCCCGCGGCCGGATCCGGGGCCGCCCGGGCCCAGGGCGGGGAACTGCTGGGCGAGCGGGCCGCGCTGGCCCTGGAGGCCGGCCTCCGGAACGATCCCGAGACCGGCCCGGCGACCGGCCCGGCGACGGGCGGCTCCGGCTGGGACTGCGCGCTGGAGGCCGCCCGCGGCGCCCTGCGCGAGGCGGGCCCGCCGCAGGATCCCGGCCACGCGCACGCCCTGGCCCGGCTGGCCGCCGTACAGGCCGCGGCCGGCGACCTGCCGGGCGCCGCCCGCAGCGCCCGCGGGGCCGCCCTGCTCCTGGACTCCCTCGACGACGACGGGTGCGCCCCCGTGTTGGAGGCGCTGCGCTGGCTGGGCTCCGCCGAGTCCGCGCTGGGCGACCCCGCGGCCCTGCGGCACGCCGAGCGCGGTGTCCGCCTGGCCCTGCACCACGGGCAGGCGTTCCTGCTGGGACAGCTGGCCACGGGCCTGGCCCGGGCCCGCCTGGCGGCCGGGGACCGCGCCGGGGCGGCCGCCGCCGCCGCTCTCGCGGCCGAGGCCGCACGCCGGGGCGGAGCCCCCGTACCGGCGCGCGAACCCGAGGCGGCAGCGGAACCCGGCATGGCCGGAATTCGGCAGCGGGTGTCCGGATATCAACTTGCCGACCAGGTCGAGGGCAGGCTCTCGGAACTCAGCCGCCGAGAGCTGGAAATAGCCGATCTGGTCGCCGACGGAAACACCAACCAGGGAATTGCCGCGCACCTCGACATCAGCGTGAAAACCGTGGAG